GCCGGAGCAACTTGTAGctcacccttccccaaaccagctcctgcaatatcagaaatagacagatcttcctccaatttgctcccaatctggggcggaggtgtcataacaggaataggaatagagacaggcatatcaggaagcataaaatatgatttcttttcagaaaccgtactacaagtgactggccacatggggtctttcttcttagcaggaTGAGTAAAAAcgatggactgtttccctactttaaaggtcaacgtCCCTGAGCCTacatctataatcgcaccaagcagtgtgcagaaatggtctacccaaaataataggaatatgagcatcctcgggtatatcaagtacaacgaagtcaacagggaagaaaaacttccctatttggacaggaatgtcctctaagactcctataggctggaccgcagaacgatcagccatctgtactgtcatgctagtaactgcaaacctagtcaatttcaatttcctagctagactcaagggcatgacacttatactggctcctaggtcacacaatgccctctcaattgagaaggtacctatgttgCAAGGAACAGAGAAACTGCCTGGGTCCTTtaacttaaggggcgcagtgtgagacagataggagcaagactcctcaGTAAGTGCGACAAAGTGTGCAATTTCAAGTGATTTGCTTTTTGGACAACAATTGTTTCatgaatttcgtgtaagcaggcacttgtttaactaattcaagaaaaggaacttgtacatttaagctacggataacattttcgaacttattaaatgatacctgttccttggtcggcactaacctctccgggtaaggggctgtaagaagaaccttagccctctcctctaaatcacgcgtgccggcatccttggactttggctggaagtccgtcaccttctctttgttgcagCTCGACCCTTCttcggaccgtctcaaatgtgagccattaaccgtcatcggatcgaacttcggagcggatcgacccatcaagactcggTCCGCCCCAATATTGTCGGGACCGTGGTACCCGAAACACGTGGTCTCTTAGAttagttggcattaaaggacgaaattccgcATTATCAGCagtgatcttggtcgatcgaccaacctcctcGATCGATCGGTCCGTACACTTCGAAGCTCCGTAACCCGTGattgatcgatcgatcgggtaCTTGATCGATCGATGAAATGCCTGGCGacgtcttttttttctttttcggacCCATCTTTCGCCCACAGTGGACCCGTGCAATAGTAGACCCGCTCCTCGGTGTTATGGCATTCAAAGTCTCTTTTTGCTCGGTCTCATCTTTATTAACAATATCAGCAGATGGCGAGGTCGATTGACTTTCAAATGCAGCAATTCTACTCCTAACGCTATTCTTACGCTCCGAGAGTTCACCTCTTCTCTTCCCAATTCATCTTTATTAATTTAGGGCTTACCCTTTCCATAGCAGGCTTTTCAGGGATCGACCCATTACGATCACAGCGTATAGCATGCACGGTCTCCAGTGTTGAAGAGAATAAAGGTCGGCCATTCGGGAGTGAGTTGATTTAAACCATGCGGCGATTTTGGCCGAAATCTCTTCTATCATAGCCTTGAGATCCGCTATCTCGTTAGAGGGAAGAGGGATTTGCGAAGGTGGTGCAAAtgaatatgaaggctcttgaaagccttgttgatagtATGGATGTGGCGGTGTATATTGACCTTGTTTATATTGCCTATGAGCATAAACTTGGTCCATAGTTGCTCGGCATATACGAGAATCATGCCCCTcaaagcaccacatctctcacaaaattCCACCCGCTTGCTCCCAAGGACGGAACATGGTGAATCCTCCTGAAATCTTGCTAATAGGACTGTAGGACCTATCGAAACAACACTAAAGAGGAAAATAAGAAGCGCCTCAAGGTACTCGgtcttcccttgaggctaaaaaacagaccaaaataaaaacaactaaaactagcgctacctccccggcaacggcgccaaaatttgataccgtcgtttagtaccaaaaataatatttataattccgagctaaactaacagaagctagtggtagcacgagtcgaaccacagggaggaagggaatttcaattgtctaaatctggtctaaggtaacagttgtgtgggggtttgattgatttggtctataactaataacaataaaagaaaagtaaattaatgaaatatcaagaataaaagaggtactaggatggtcggttcgttatagtttcggcaaagacatactaaacaggtctaaatcaaaacacatgaggcgggaaataaagaggtcctctcggtccactcttaacaaatagcatctctcgatctcgctataagtccctaatatcactaatacgactctcgtcctgaaaagtgacttataatctaaactttacctatctttcgatctcggcataatttagtcattttaattggtgatctaacaactgtccctatctctcgatctaatgggtcagtcatatcctaaacattcaactggtCGTGtacactcgattcgtcgaattaagaattaaaacaattaaaacgaaaggaaaacctcacgcggtcagtcgatcgaccaagtatagcagtcgatcgactgacatgcgattcAGTCCGAatttattctacgccgcctacactataattcgcctacatcctagcactaactatttagctactcattctaagggtaacaacaataacatcaatggtaaatctaactattgaattcatgtttaaaacggcggaagaaacaattaacaaaaaacaacagttcggctttggggaaactgatctagcaattctaacactATAAGCAAAATACTGAAATAGAAACAGTAGAATACCGTGTAGAATTGTGAAGGAAAAGAACAAGGCCGAATTATCCAAGCAAATTGTATTCAAAACCGAAGCAaaccttgaaccctaattattctaaactgaatgtaaaaatgaaataaaacttgaTGTCAAAACTTAATCAAAACTCAATGTTCATGCTGCGTTATataggaaaagtacgcagctattattcctaaacctaataattcatgggcttgataaatctcggtCTTTTAATCCTCgtatcagctcgtggagtggtcgatcgaccatgatgctcagtcgatcgaccaaggtatactgaacagtagcttctgatcccgtgctctggtcgatcgaccataatcatcagtcgatcgaccaagattgctgtacagtagtgcattctgacgaattctacaacgcgcaccgatcttaaaacagctgccatttcttcgttacttggtcaaatcaggcgttctacgcggcgttggaaagctaagaggataagctttcatctccaattggaatcactggattatcagctctagaactagagatattgccatctgaagcaggctgcaatattgtgaagtgcttcttcgcttttaaactcgtacgcacccgtgcttttgctatctttaggccttgaaacgcgcaccaagttcattcctcgagtcaatacttcatgtcaaatgcaatgttaattacttaggaacggatttggctcgatttccgctcaattcttcatatttctgcaataatagacaaaaacacgaaagtagaggaaaatagggaaataatggcatatattgcacatttgagctctgaaatgcgtgtagaataaagtgtgaaacatcatattttggacacgcatcagtagttattttaaagttttgtagcagttattttttcaattattgtaaagtattgtaaagacttaggataattattgtaaagatttagtataattattgtaaagacttagtataattattgatgatgaagagggatgttgagatatttctcCATTTGTACACGCAACGGAAGGAAGCGATGGGAAAGGAGTGTGGTTCTTCAACAGTTGAAGATTCTTCGACAGCCACTTCAGTTTCTTCGACCGCTTTCATTAGTGACGATGATTCTTTGTTCActaaatatttcaattttatttgtgAAAAAGCTGAGGAAATGAAACGGGAAGTGGGAAATGCTTTTGCCGTTGTATGAAAGTTTTTGCAAGGAGCATGAAAAGGGGAAGCATGAAAagggaaaagatgaaaggaatgggggtttagcgtttgatccaGAAAAATATAAGGTGGTTTATTCTCGGGAGAAAGGTAAAAATAAGGTCCCTGATGTAGCGGTTGAGAAACCGAATGAGGAGGTGCCAACTAATGACGGCATTGATAATATTGATGTTGAGAATGAAGCTGTGGACTTGAGTAGTGTGGATGACGTTGTTAACAAAGTTGTCAATGAGGCTGTTGTTTGGGATAGAATTCAAGATAATTCTGTTATAAGTGCTTACCTTTGCATTCGGACGTTATGCCCGAGCATACGTTTTTTGGGAATTGTGGTATAGGGTGTGATTTAAATTGTGAATCACCCAATCCCGATGCGATTGTAGTTTTGGTTTTTTGTGCAAGTACAAGGAGCTTTTTGCTCCTATTTTAATGCGGAGGAAGCGTACTTGATTCTTGTTTTTACGCACGATCATGACCTACGAATTGGGTAAGCATTATATGTTTTTTGttccctctcttttttttttctttttttgctaatatatctactttttaaaagcttttattgttgttttggGTTATTGTCTTTACTATATAATTTTTGTTTCCATGTGGCAGGGAGGATTTGGTTGTGTTTTCATTTCATCACATGTTAACTCGAGATGGCATTATTTCACTGTCTGCTAAGACTATGATCACATCGAACGTGATTGATTCTTTGGTCATTCTTACTTAATGACATCTTTGGTCAAGGTTGGGAAAGGGTTATCCCCCACAAGAAGTTTTTTTGTACAAGTCATTCGGTATGTGAAATTTTTTTTACATATTTCGTATCGATAAATTTACAATGGTTATGACAGTTATTCTATTGTAGTTACTTGATTATTGTAAAGTATATTATTTGTTATTTTATTGGCTAAAAGCATTTTTCCTATTCTTCAATTTTCCTAttcttcaattttgtttattgtttctgtgattattctaatactgtatttcagttattgtattatacaagttCAATTATTCTATCTTTTTAACaagttacaataactgagttttcataatacaataacattgttattgtaatacaataatcgattattgtattacactaacaatgttattgtattatggaaacatagttattgtattatgaaaactcagttattgtattatgaaagcTGTTATTGTTGTGATAGTTATTGTAAAGCAGAATAGTAGTTATTGTATTCAGTTAACCAAGTTTTTCAATTGTGATATTTCATTTTCTCTTATCGTGTGGTAATATTTTTCATAGGCTTCTTTGTTTAAGCTTATCAAAAGTCGATGATGAGAAAGATTTATACAGAAAGGAAATTTCTAATGTTTGGGACACTGTCATTGAGAACAACGAAGGTTCTCTTGACATTGGTGCCGATTTGGTAATTTTTCCAATCCTTtgtcttctttctttcttctgttGATTATTTTATCGTTGAGAACAACAAAGGTTTATGTACGCCTGTTTTATCATGCCAGGTTTTTATTCCTGTtcattttggagatcattttttcTGTGTTGTTGTTAATTTTGTGGGGAAGACTGTGGACTATCTTGACAATCGTGTATATGATGATTTTGAAGATAGTATCTGGGTGTTGGCTACCAACTCTATTGTATGTACCTTATTATAAGTTTTTGTTTTCATCTACTTCTTTTAGttatttttcttgttctttagtgatgatttttgatttaaaaatgtAACCAGGTTGAAATATTTGGTAGTTATCTTGTCGAGAAAGGTTTTGAAAGAGGCAGTGAGGTCcgcaatttcaaatttgtaaatgtggcttttgggtggaaatcggaagggtcccagaatttggattgtgGTGTTTTTGTCATGATTCATATGATGTTTTATCTTTGGGAAGTTGTTCAAATCGAGTTGCATGACGCATTGAAAAGGATCATATATAGAGTGAGATAGCCGCCATCTTGGTTTTAGCCAATATCAACAAAATTAGGAAAcaattgttggatttggttgatgatttTACAAAGACAAAGGCACCTTTCTTTGCTGTTTTGCTTGAGAAGCGTAGGCTATTTGAGTTAGAAGCGGCAAGGGTGAAGCAGATGCTTTGGAAGCTGTTAGGGTTATGGAGAGGAACTGATGATGGTGTAGGTACTCGGGGCCTAGGAAAAAGAGTATGCCTGGTACACCTATGAGCGCTGGGATGATTAGATCAGGCCGAGGTAGTAGACCGAACTCGATGGTCTTGGTGCTCAATAAAGCGTGGCAAGGCGGATacaaatcttgttgttgtttcaaAAGTTATGAGGGCTAACAGCAGATATACACGCGCTATGCCAAGCAAGAAGAAAcaagttgttgattattgtttcttGGATGATTACAATCTTGCAAATGAGTATGTTCATTTTTCTCCAAACTCAATGAGAAACAAGTTTGTGTGATTATTCTAATAATTGTATTCTACAAGTTCAATTATTCTATGTTTTTTTAcaattacaataattgagttttcataaaacaataactatgttaatgtagtacaataatcgattattgtattacattaacaaagttattgtattatgaaaaacTTCGGTTATTATTCTTTGTAGTTATTTTTAaatattgtttttaaaatttactaAGCTTTTTTTTTTAACTCCTTTGCGGTGAACTTGTTTTTCTGCGGGCAATGCTATCTTGGATAGGTCGATATTCTTTTTCTACGGCCGAAGATTACATCGAGTTGCGCGTAATAGCCTGGTCAGTTGTCTTGAATTTCATGGAGGTTAAGGAGAAAGAAGCGCCAGTGATGATGTTCCTTGGGACAcaacatatggtatgatctgtttttcaTTGTTCAGTTACTGTAGAATGTTTAATCATTTATCTTCAATTTTATTCACAGTtttatggtatttatagggaatctTTGAAGACATGCTAGAGCAAGGAGGGGATAGTGATGATGATGTAAGCGATGACCGAGAAAGACAAGGTTGTGCGATCTTGGTCCTATTTTTTAGGTGAAAATGTTGTAAACTCTGAGATTGATGTGGACCTTGTCTTCATCCCGTTGTCTTTAGAGAAGTACTACTTTTGTGTTTGTGTGAACTTTATGAATAAGACGGTTGATGTGCTGGACCATACGTCGCATAAAGATTGGGAAAAATCCGATTTTTACAGACTTGCAAAGATTGCAGTACGTTTTTCTAACTCCTGATCATATACAAATGCTATTTTCAGTCAGAATTATTGTATTGCTGTAAcaaagttattgtattgttttaaactTGTTATTGTATAGTCGTGCTTtctaattctttcttttttttgtaCATGCTGTAGGTTGATTGTTTTTCTAACTTTTTGGAGACAAGGAAAACAGCAAAATCAGGAGTTCTCATTAACACATTTACATTCGTGAatgttgattttgaatggaaaGCGACTATCAGGGGTGATAAGGAATCGGGATTTTACACAATGTTTCACATGCTCACATATGAAGGGAAGCACGAGCAAGGATTGTATACGGTTAACAAGAAATGTGAGAGGATTCCTATATGGCTTGAGATGGTTGCTATTTTGTTGATGTCAGATGTCAACGAGTCAAGAGCATCTCTTTTGGAACAAGTGGGAACTTTCAGGCAGAGTATATTGGAAGTAGAGAAAGAACTTTTAAAATTCAGAAGATCAGGGAAGAAAAGGGTTAAAACAACAGCCGTTACTGGTCCTTCTCGGCGAAACACATAAAAGAGCAATTGATTGATTATAGATGGATTTAGCAAACAATTCTAGATGGGTTTGTTTGATAATCTACTGTTTAGATAGCTGTTATTGATTGTTTGAACAAATTTGATGTAGCTGTCATTGATTGACTTAACAAGTTAGTGTTTTTGCAATGACTTTAAGCTGTTATTGTAATATCTCTAGACAtttattcaaatgatcaaatgcaattattctatcagctttcatgtagctgattattgtaaagcgtttgcccaattattttaaagcatacctctgattattttaaagctGTCATGcatctgattattgtaaagctcctccccaattattttaaagcatatctttgattattgtaacaaattggcaagtgcAAAGCATCATCAATTACAGTAgagcattatcaaattaatatatttatggaaaaaaatcagAACGATTGCGTATAAACTCAGCATCAATTATTATAAAGCAcaattgtgattattgtatagttttcacatgattattcagttattcaaatgatcaaatgcaattattttaaagcttttatgtagctgattattgtaaagcgtttgcccaattattgtaaagcatacctctgattattttaaagctctcatgtatctgattattgtaaagctcttcCCAAATTATGTTAAAGCatatccttgattattgtaacaaattggcaagtgtaaagcattatcaattactgtaaagcattatcaaattaatatatttatggaaaaaaatcagaacaattgcaaataaactcaacatcaattattgtaaagcataattgtgattattgtatagttttcacatgattattgtaatagcgcaaggtattattaaatgaacaaaatcagaacaattgcaaaaAAATTCAACATCAATTAATGTAAAGCATAACTTTGATTATTGTAAAAGTCTAACACACTTATTGTAAAGTATACCCCTGATTACTTGTAAAAAAGTCTAACACAATTATTTTGCAATCTTGCGGTTATTTGTAAAGCATAATATGGATTATTTTAAAACGTAatcttgattattttaaagcgtaatgcatttttcattcttcttcatcttcatcctccatttcattttcctcttcatcttcttcctccaaaGCATGCTCAACAAACGGATTTGGACAGTTTCTCTTGTCATGGTGTCCCATTTGTTTGCAGTTATTACATAGCCTCTTCGGTTTGCTCGCCTTCTCAATTGCGTTATCCTTGTTTGATTTCATTCTCATGCCGCTTCCTTTGTTTTTTGCAATCTTGGGTGGAAGAACAGTaatatttgattttctttgaacaacctaagagcatttccagttcttgatcctttgtcaagctctctttggttggatttattttctctcggaattgtaaaagcatcaaacttagctccttgatttgattttcaggcATCGAGTTAAGAACACTTATTGTTGCATAAAACTCTGACCATACCCTTGATAATTCCAATTTTCTCAAATCAGTGGGATCGTAGTCTTGCAATAACTTTCCATCCAGTCCATACAAaggctttctatatgatttcttcGTCCATCTAGTTTCGATGTCTTTGTTCCGGTATGCTTTGCGATCCTTTTCCGATATAATCCATATAATGTGTTTACAAAGGATTTCTTTCCTCTCAAACATCTTGCACGTACATGTTGTTTCCTTTGATTCGTTATTGTGAGCAACCTGCATGCACAGTGTAGTTATTTTAAAAGGCAATCATAGTTATTATATAGTTCAACATGAATTATTTTATGCAGACTAGCAATTAACACCAAGGTAGAAGTCTTtcaatttttttatgtttaatataatgttacaaagtagttttcacatgattattaatttattcaaatgatcaaatgcaattattttaaagcttttcatgtagctgattattgtaaagcgtttgcccaattattgtaaagcatacctctgattattttaaagctctcatgtatctgattattgtaaagctcttccccaattattttaaagcatatccttgattattgtaacaaattggcaagtgtaaagcattatcaattactgtaaagcattatcaaattaatatatttatggaaaaaaatcagaaaaattgcaaataaactcaacatcaattattgtaaagcataattgtgattattgtatagttttcacatgatttttttaatggtaaaacacggttattgtattcttttatcacagttattgtatgttaaagtaaaaagacaattatgtttataaaattgaactagttttcctacccgtgaatttcacggggcTGGATTTACTTAGCTTATGAAAGGATAAATGTAGTTGATAGTTCTGAGTAATTGGATTTTTACAATTACCATACTCCCACCATTCCACTCTTATTATCCCCCTTCCATTTTGGGACGATGTAACAAAAGAGGATGAAACATCAATTCCACGTCTTAAATTAAAGGGAAAGAGAGTATATTACTGGAATTAAGATGATGGTAGCAAAATTATCTAGAGGCAATATTGGAGTTTTAAAACTTTTCCTTATTAAGTTTAGAAAGGAGAGAATAAATTTTGGGAAAAAAGGGGTGGAGGGAATACCATACCATCCTATTGCACCATGAATAattattcctttttttttctaatcTTTTACTTGATCAGCCTCTACATTTGGAACGGTTGTTTACAATTTGGATTGAGCAAAATTGTGTGTAGTACCATTATTGTAGTATTATACCCGTCGTACTATGGGCCTTCTTAATAGCTTATATAGATTCAGTTTTTCGTCGAGGCCACTTTTAAATTAAACGCCATGAGTACCATGGGAATTTGGCAGTTAAAAAATTTATGAATACTTTAATTTTCAACCCTCCTCATCCATCCGCTGGCGTTCTATATGGACGATAAGATTAACAAATTACCTTCTTTATTTCTGTCAATACTCAATATGTTAGGTTAAGAATCCTCCTCACAAAGTCTCGCTCAATGGTAATTATGTAAATCGTCTCTTAGTGTACCAAGCTTCTTAAACCTTTCGATCCAATAATGGAGACACATGCACGTAGTGATGTAGAAGAGAAGAAGGGAATTACTGAAATGAAACAcattaaatgaaataaaattacaattttgTTTCCCCAGATAATTAGGATCAtcattttatataaaaaaaatgaacGGATTACAAGATCCTTGGATCCTACAAAGGAAGCAAATTCTTAGATCCTATAAAGGAAGTCAATTAGGCCACCTATTACCTGAAAACAACCAAAACAGAATTGAAGACCTCTAAGGCCCTAATACATTTTCCGTGCAACCTCTACATTATAGTGCTTTGTTCTTGTGAATACTAAATTATTCTCCATATAATGGCAGCAGTGTGACGTCCTTGTAATTTCTTTTGCACCTCTCCCTCCAAATATGGTATATAGTACAAAGAAATGCGCATCATATCTGTTTCTTTTTCCAAGACTCTCCCCCGTTTATGAATTGAATACCAAGCAAAGATATGTCCAAGTCCAGTAGCCGAAACTGAATTAATCCAAGCTTTCCAGATTTGCGAGGAAAAGGGGCATTCAACTCAATGTAGAGTTACTTGAAATGAAGCACACTTTTGAACAAATAATGTCACGAAATTGAAATGTTTTGCAAGTTAAAATATCTTCTGCAAACAACAAACTCAAATTTTAAGCCAGTTAATTTAACAAAATACCAAGTCAGTATTTAGTACGCCGATGTGCCAATCGACCATCGGCAATAGAAAAATCGAGTTGATATATACCTTTCCTTCTTGTGATGTTGAATTGTCCATTGTGTTACGTGCTGCAAAACTAACATGAGATTATGATAGCACTTAAATTGTTAAAAACTGAAATATCTAAAGAGAACTTAAAGAATTAAAACCAAATAATTTAAATTGATTGTGAAAGGTAATTGAGCAAAGAAAAATAACCGAGATAAATCAACAAAATGAAAATAACACCTTTCCAAAGGTAGTCGGGCCTTGATTACCCAAAGCGCCACGCGAAGTTCTCGGTCATTGACGAACAATGAAGATGGCATGCTCTACTGGAACATGGGAAGAAATAACAATTTAAATAGTTCCCATTTTTGTACATAAGCAAACGAAAAGTCTAATAATGTTATTGATAATCAATGGATATGAAAGCAAATGTCATTCAATTACTCTGCTTTAATTGGTGATTACATGAAAGGCTGGATAATCGAAATATTTAAGACGTTTGATTACTCTCGTTAATTAAAAAATCGATTCTTGAGATGATGGAAACGTAGGATTGATTACTAAATAAGAGGAATTGCTAACTTCTAGCTGTAATCCATAGAGAGCAGAGGTGATTTAATAGTGTGTATTTTAATACGTGGCATTTTAGAACATTGTTTTActtacccttttaataatattgtataGATATAAATAAGTATAAATGTTTAGATTATGAACAAAACCTAATAACGCCTACCATCTTCCATTCTCCCGTATTAAAACGTTTATTCAAAATTAATTAGGAAGTAAGTGAAGAAGATATAAGAGCAGTTAATTAAAAGAGATTAAAGAGGGGGAAATGGAAGAGTTTTAGTAAACTTGAAAGCCCATATTGAAAACTTAAAGAGGCAGAGGACTTGAAAAATTCTGAACGTTTCTAGTCAACAACTATGAGAAGCAATTTTATTGCAAACGTGTCATTTGTAAATCAAATGTGGCATTGCATTAATCAGACGTGGCATTTTACAATCACATGTGGCTTTGTTGATGTGGACTTTATGAGCCATTTTAGTTtaggcttttaatagtattttatagataaCCTGAAATATTCTATGCTTCCTGTAGGCATCTTCAACATTTATAATGTGCATGTTTCCTTGCTCAGAAAACCCCCTAACGGCACACGAACAGGGAGCCATTTGCACTTGCTCTTGGAACTCATAGAAAACagtatgtgtgtagattttagagGCATGTTTTTCAATCATTGTCTTAGAAGAAACCTGTGGCAATGTCTTTGTCACTTGCAAAGCATTAAGAAATCTGTGATTATAGCGTTGTTGTTCCATTGCACTCTGAAAACGCAACCAAAATTCTACAAGTGTGCCATCTATGCTCTCAAATCTTTTGAAATAACTGTTTTgactctctgatctttgtgtaGTCTTCAAAAGGCAGCCTAAAGGCAAATCCCTAAAGTAAGCAGGTATCCATTTGTGCCTTTTGCCATACATGTATGTCAACCAAGTATTATCATTCAACTCAAAGTCATTAATCACTTGagtccatttttcttcaaactCAATGGGTTCCAAGTCAGTATCCCAAACAACTCCGCATATCCGCTCAACAAAGTCAGTCTCCTTACAAATCTGTGACTCAACTTTATCGGTAAGttttttcattatatgccacatgcgaGAACGATGTCTTGCTTGCTTGAATACGAACGCACCCGAGAGTTTAATTCCGGATCTTGATCAGTAAGAATGCACTGAGGTTCCTTGTTGCCCACACAATCAAGGAACTTCTTAAACACCCAAATGAATGACCCATCGTTCTCATGATCGACAAGTGC
This sequence is a window from Silene latifolia isolate original U9 population chromosome 8, ASM4854445v1, whole genome shotgun sequence. Protein-coding genes within it:
- the LOC141595444 gene encoding protein FAR1-RELATED SEQUENCE 1-like, producing the protein MKKLTDKVESQICKETDFVERICGVVWDTDLEPIEFEEKWTQVINDFELNDNTWLTYMYGKRHKWIPAYFRDLPLGCLLKTTQRSESQNSYFKRFESIDGTLVEFWLRFQSAMEQQRYNHRFLNALQVTKTLPQVSSKTMIEKHASKIYTHTVFYEFQEQVQMAPCSCAVRGFSEQGNMHIINVEDAYRKHRIFQVAHNNESKETTCTCKMFERKEILCKHIIWIISEKDRKAYRNKDIETRWTKKSYRKPLYGLDGKLLQDYDPTDLRKLELSRRYYNNSLKSLQKH